The proteins below come from a single Hyphomicrobium denitrificans ATCC 51888 genomic window:
- the prmB gene encoding 50S ribosomal protein L3 N(5)-glutamine methyltransferase gives MTDRAPQPTDELVSIRDWLRYAVTAMTRAGLVFGHGTETAVDEAAFLILSTLALPIDDINPWLDCRLTRDERSALSDIIGRRIETRKPSAYLTNSAYIQGRKFYVDERVIIPRSFIAELIARDGLGSIVPDAAQVGRVLDLCTGSGCIAILAAEAFPNAEIHASDISDDALAVAARNIRDYGLDQRVRTFKVDLFDGLPAGSYDLIISNPPYVAAAEVEAFAPEYQAEPKLAHLGGVDGLDLVKRILDGAGERLEEQGNLIVEIGTGQDALEAARPDLPFLWLDTETSAGEVFALNASDFKQKRGDQGRRARKSS, from the coding sequence ATGACCGACCGCGCCCCACAGCCGACAGACGAACTCGTTTCGATCCGGGATTGGCTGCGGTACGCCGTGACCGCGATGACGCGCGCCGGTCTTGTGTTCGGACACGGGACGGAGACCGCTGTCGACGAGGCGGCATTTCTCATTCTCTCGACGCTTGCGCTGCCGATCGACGACATCAATCCGTGGCTCGACTGCCGCCTGACGCGGGATGAACGATCCGCACTCAGCGACATCATCGGACGCCGCATCGAGACGCGCAAACCCTCAGCCTACCTGACGAACTCCGCCTACATTCAGGGGCGCAAGTTCTACGTCGACGAACGCGTGATCATACCACGGTCATTCATTGCCGAACTGATCGCGCGCGATGGCCTTGGATCGATCGTGCCCGACGCGGCCCAAGTCGGACGTGTGCTCGACCTCTGCACCGGCTCGGGTTGCATCGCGATCCTCGCGGCGGAAGCATTTCCCAATGCCGAAATCCACGCGAGCGATATTTCCGATGACGCGCTCGCGGTTGCCGCGCGCAACATTCGCGACTACGGGCTGGACCAGCGCGTGCGTACCTTCAAGGTGGACCTGTTCGACGGGCTGCCCGCCGGCTCGTACGATCTCATCATATCGAACCCGCCTTACGTTGCGGCTGCCGAGGTTGAAGCCTTTGCGCCCGAATATCAGGCCGAGCCGAAACTCGCGCATCTCGGCGGCGTTGACGGCCTCGATCTCGTCAAGCGCATCCTCGACGGCGCCGGCGAACGCCTCGAAGAACAGGGAAATCTGATCGTCGAAATCGGCACCGGGCAGGACGCGCTCGAAGCCGCACGTCCGGATCTGCCGTTTCTCTGGCTCGACACCGAAACGAGCGCAGGCGAAGTGTTTGCGCTGAACGCCAGCGACTTCAAACAAAAGCGCGGCGACCAGGGCCGCCGCGCCAGAAAAAGCAGCTAA
- a CDS encoding phosphoenolpyruvate carboxylase encodes MQDTTRVEHSAELDELALIEELKRLRTQIPDNPSLNPILNVAFDLSRRLESQAITFDAVKNLAGRLMDRACVRRARRLRDKVGYVDQATTLKDFTAYVEKTANEAAGSIEAFAQRWSRARTGIVMTAHPTFGLSDALYRRMVEIAVADPSAKEVQIGIPHRPEETLTLRHEHKCVQEAIRNLRNAYEELLHAFFSVSSQKFGEAAFKLRPKLATMASWVGYDLDGRNDISWTFSFHVRLLEKRAALADIRERFVVLKHKLDDADGPQRIARQIVGKLDLGIAAVDEQIKAIEQFENDHDYLTKAANVITKSDGYNLLTVEPLQTLFEQLIDSVEAPQVKRAIAALSGLVAATGLGTSHIHLRINALQLNNAFRAYVHEPWTRDLTERQSLARIVDMIKNCPQETVNFSTLDLETATAIRQFALTAQIQKHVDRETPIRFLIAEAESPATILIAVFFAKLFGVDHITDISPLFETPSGLENGARIMERLVEEDTYRDYVQGRKRLSIQTGFSDAGRFIGQIPATLAIERYYDSLSALVAKAKLQNVETLIFSTHGESMGRGAHPGDLHQRLHYLMTDESRRRFADAKIPVKHETSFQGGDGYMTFGNRALTTRALATVVMDGEIPEETIDPFYTEQNFNLDFFLRLRAFQQKLFAHDGYRAVLGAFGANLLFKTGSRPVKRQGEHTSDRGNPARMRAIPNNAILQQFGYLANVVAGLGIAVGSEVDHFNKLARSSKRLQSMLAMVAHAKTISSLNAMGANAKIFDAGFWAARASWGREQALNSAFRTLATHLLPDDRESDIAELVHLLRLDAIDLHAILTDLNIEDGMTPDENRLELDLLQAIRLAVMMRIFILAAQLPRFTPQDGLSHTQVLEMALGLDIPDVLAVLRKAFPHSNRKIDEKDEFNEPASYRPRGVNDYGRLETEILTPMENSYEFVREIGTGISHHFGAFG; translated from the coding sequence ATGCAGGATACGACGCGCGTGGAACATTCAGCTGAACTCGACGAACTCGCGCTGATCGAAGAGTTGAAGCGTCTGAGGACGCAAATCCCGGACAATCCCTCGCTCAATCCTATTCTCAACGTCGCCTTTGATCTGTCGCGGCGTCTTGAATCGCAGGCGATCACCTTCGACGCCGTCAAGAATCTCGCCGGCCGCCTGATGGACCGCGCCTGCGTGCGCCGCGCCCGGCGGCTGCGCGACAAGGTCGGCTACGTCGACCAGGCGACGACGCTGAAAGATTTTACTGCCTACGTCGAAAAGACGGCGAACGAAGCCGCAGGCTCGATTGAAGCCTTCGCGCAGCGCTGGTCGCGCGCGCGCACCGGCATCGTCATGACCGCGCATCCGACCTTTGGACTCTCCGATGCGCTCTATCGCCGGATGGTCGAAATCGCCGTCGCCGACCCGTCAGCCAAAGAAGTTCAGATCGGCATTCCGCATCGCCCCGAGGAAACGCTGACGCTGCGGCACGAGCACAAGTGCGTGCAGGAGGCGATCCGCAATCTGCGCAACGCTTATGAAGAGCTGCTGCATGCGTTCTTCAGCGTCTCGTCGCAGAAGTTCGGCGAGGCCGCATTCAAGCTGCGCCCGAAGCTCGCGACGATGGCGTCCTGGGTCGGCTACGACCTCGACGGCCGCAATGATATTTCCTGGACGTTCTCGTTCCACGTGCGCCTGCTCGAAAAGCGCGCCGCTCTCGCCGACATTCGCGAGCGCTTCGTCGTCCTGAAGCACAAGCTCGACGACGCCGACGGCCCGCAGCGCATCGCACGCCAGATCGTCGGCAAGCTCGATCTCGGCATTGCCGCGGTCGACGAGCAGATCAAGGCGATCGAGCAGTTCGAGAACGACCACGACTATCTCACGAAAGCGGCGAACGTCATCACCAAGTCCGACGGCTATAACCTGCTGACGGTCGAGCCGCTGCAGACGCTGTTCGAACAGCTGATCGATTCCGTCGAAGCTCCGCAGGTGAAGCGCGCTATCGCTGCGCTCTCGGGCCTCGTCGCCGCGACCGGGCTCGGCACGTCGCACATTCACCTTCGCATCAACGCGCTGCAATTGAACAACGCCTTCCGCGCTTACGTCCACGAGCCCTGGACGCGCGATCTGACCGAGCGTCAGTCGCTGGCGCGCATTGTCGATATGATCAAGAATTGCCCGCAGGAAACGGTCAACTTCTCGACACTCGATCTCGAGACCGCGACGGCGATACGTCAGTTCGCATTGACCGCGCAAATCCAGAAGCATGTCGACCGCGAAACGCCGATCCGCTTCCTGATCGCCGAGGCGGAATCGCCCGCAACGATCCTGATCGCGGTTTTCTTTGCGAAGCTCTTCGGCGTCGATCACATCACCGATATTTCGCCGCTGTTCGAAACGCCGTCGGGCCTCGAGAACGGCGCGCGCATCATGGAGCGCCTCGTCGAAGAGGACACCTATCGCGATTACGTTCAGGGCCGGAAGCGTCTGAGCATCCAGACCGGCTTCTCGGATGCCGGCCGCTTCATCGGCCAAATTCCGGCGACGCTGGCGATCGAGCGCTACTACGACAGTCTGTCGGCGCTGGTCGCGAAGGCGAAGCTGCAGAACGTCGAGACGCTGATCTTCTCGACGCACGGCGAGTCGATGGGGCGCGGTGCGCATCCGGGCGACCTGCATCAGCGCCTGCACTATCTGATGACGGACGAGTCGCGCCGCCGCTTCGCCGACGCCAAAATTCCGGTGAAGCACGAAACGAGCTTCCAGGGCGGCGACGGTTACATGACCTTCGGCAATCGGGCCTTGACCACCCGCGCTTTGGCGACCGTCGTCATGGACGGCGAGATCCCGGAAGAGACGATCGATCCGTTCTATACCGAGCAGAATTTCAACCTCGACTTCTTCCTTCGCCTGCGCGCATTCCAGCAGAAGCTGTTCGCTCACGACGGCTATCGTGCCGTGCTCGGCGCGTTCGGCGCGAACCTGCTATTCAAGACCGGATCGCGGCCGGTGAAGCGCCAGGGCGAGCATACGTCCGATCGTGGCAACCCGGCGCGCATGCGCGCGATCCCGAACAATGCGATCCTGCAGCAGTTCGGATATCTCGCGAACGTCGTCGCGGGTCTCGGTATCGCCGTCGGCAGCGAGGTCGATCACTTCAACAAGCTCGCCCGTTCGTCGAAGCGCCTGCAGTCGATGCTGGCGATGGTCGCGCACGCCAAGACCATCTCGAGCCTCAACGCGATGGGCGCCAACGCCAAGATTTTCGACGCGGGGTTCTGGGCGGCGCGCGCCTCATGGGGCCGCGAGCAGGCTTTGAACTCTGCGTTCCGCACGCTGGCGACGCATCTCTTGCCCGACGATCGCGAAAGCGACATCGCCGAGCTCGTGCATCTTCTGCGTCTCGATGCGATCGATCTTCATGCCATCCTCACCGACCTCAACATCGAGGACGGCATGACGCCGGACGAGAACCGTCTGGAACTCGATCTTCTGCAAGCTATTCGTCTTGCGGTGATGATGCGCATCTTTATCCTCGCGGCGCAGCTCCCGCGCTTCACCCCGCAGGATGGCCTGTCGCATACGCAGGTTCTCGAAATGGCGCTCGGCCTCGATATTCCCGACGTGCTCGCGGTGTTGCGCAAGGCCTTCCCGCACTCGAACCGCAAGATCGACGAGAAGGACGAGTTCAACGAGCCGGCAAGCTATCGTCCGCGCGGTGTGAACGACTATGGACGTCTCGAAACCGAAATCCTGACGCCGATGGAAAATTCGTACGAGTTCGTGCGTGAGATCGGCACCGGCATCTCGCATCACTTCGGCGCCTTCGGCTGA
- the sucD gene encoding succinate--CoA ligase subunit alpha translates to MAIFINEKTPILIQGFTGRIGTFHAQEMIDYGSNVVGGVTPGKGGTSHLGRPVFNTVKGAVDETGAEASIVFVPPPFAADAIMEAADAGIKYCVCITDGIPAQDMIRVKRYMRRYKKEARMILTGPNCAGTISPGKAMLGIMPGHIYLPGRVGIVGRSGTLGYEAAAQLKALGIGVSTSVGIGGDPINGSSHRDVLEHFENDPETDAILMIGEIGGPQEAEAGLFAKEHMKKPVIAYIAGLSAPKGRRMGHAGAIVSAFGESAAEKVEILKGCGVAIAPTPSEMGSTVAQVLGKQKKVA, encoded by the coding sequence ATGGCAATCTTTATCAATGAAAAGACGCCGATCCTGATCCAGGGCTTTACCGGTCGCATCGGCACGTTCCACGCCCAGGAAATGATCGACTACGGCTCCAACGTCGTTGGCGGCGTGACGCCCGGTAAAGGCGGCACCTCGCATCTCGGCCGTCCGGTGTTCAACACCGTCAAGGGCGCCGTCGACGAGACGGGCGCTGAAGCCTCCATCGTGTTCGTGCCGCCGCCGTTCGCGGCTGACGCGATCATGGAAGCGGCCGACGCTGGGATCAAATACTGCGTCTGCATCACGGACGGCATTCCTGCTCAGGATATGATCCGCGTGAAGCGCTACATGCGCCGCTACAAGAAAGAAGCGCGCATGATCCTGACCGGCCCGAACTGCGCCGGCACGATCTCGCCAGGCAAGGCGATGCTCGGCATCATGCCGGGACACATCTACCTTCCGGGCCGCGTCGGCATCGTCGGCCGCTCCGGTACGCTCGGCTACGAAGCCGCCGCGCAGCTCAAGGCCCTTGGCATCGGCGTCTCGACGTCGGTTGGTATCGGCGGCGACCCGATCAACGGCTCGTCGCATCGTGACGTCCTCGAGCACTTCGAGAACGATCCCGAGACCGACGCGATCCTGATGATCGGCGAAATCGGTGGTCCGCAGGAAGCCGAAGCCGGCCTCTTCGCCAAAGAGCACATGAAGAAGCCTGTCATCGCCTACATCGCCGGTCTGTCGGCCCCGAAGGGCCGCCGCATGGGCCACGCTGGCGCCATCGTTTCGGCATTCGGCGAGTCGGCTGCTGAGAAGGTCGAGATCCTGAAGGGCTGCGGCGTCGCTATCGCGCCGACGCCGTCGGAAATGGGCTCGACCGTCGCGCAGGTTCTCGGCAAGCAGAAAAAAGTTGCCTGA
- a CDS encoding malate--CoA ligase subunit beta: MDIHEYQAKELLAKFGVPIARGGLAYSPEQATYRASELGGTVVVKAQIHSGARGKAGGVKVCKTEKEIEDAAEFMLGRKLVTHQTGSAGKLVSRLYIEEATNIDREIYLGFVMDRASERIVVVASAAGGMDIEEISASQPDTIIRVAVDPAVGMQQFQARELAFGLGVDPEIVNKLVPAIMGCYRAFRDLDAMMVEINPLVITKEKQVVALDAKMSFDDNALFRRPHIAELRDKSQEDPRETYASDRGLSYVGLDGDIGCIVNGAGLAMATLDMIKLAGGEPANFLDIGGGASPERVTKSFKAVLRDKNVKAILVNVFAGINRCDWVAKGVVDAVKELDIKLPIVVRLAGTNVEEGRKIIDNSGLTVISAETLADAAKQAVEAAKKA, translated from the coding sequence ATGGACATTCATGAATACCAGGCCAAAGAGCTTCTTGCGAAGTTCGGCGTGCCGATCGCCCGCGGCGGACTTGCCTACAGCCCTGAACAGGCCACCTATCGCGCCAGCGAGCTTGGCGGCACGGTCGTCGTCAAGGCGCAGATTCACTCCGGCGCGCGCGGTAAAGCCGGCGGCGTCAAGGTCTGCAAGACGGAAAAGGAAATCGAGGATGCAGCCGAGTTCATGCTCGGCCGCAAGCTCGTCACGCACCAAACGGGATCGGCCGGCAAGCTGGTCTCGCGCCTCTACATCGAAGAAGCGACGAACATCGATCGCGAAATCTATCTCGGTTTCGTGATGGACCGCGCTTCGGAGCGCATCGTCGTCGTGGCCTCGGCCGCGGGCGGCATGGACATCGAGGAAATCTCGGCGTCGCAGCCCGACACGATCATCCGCGTCGCCGTCGACCCGGCGGTCGGCATGCAGCAGTTCCAGGCACGTGAGCTGGCATTCGGACTTGGCGTCGATCCTGAGATCGTCAACAAGCTCGTGCCCGCGATCATGGGCTGCTATCGCGCCTTCCGCGATCTCGATGCGATGATGGTTGAAATCAACCCGCTCGTCATCACCAAGGAAAAGCAGGTCGTTGCGCTCGACGCCAAGATGTCGTTCGACGACAACGCGCTGTTCCGCCGTCCGCACATCGCCGAGCTGCGCGACAAGAGCCAGGAAGATCCCCGCGAAACCTACGCGTCGGATCGTGGTCTCTCGTACGTCGGTCTCGATGGCGACATCGGCTGCATCGTCAACGGTGCCGGTCTCGCGATGGCGACGCTCGACATGATCAAGCTTGCGGGCGGCGAGCCTGCGAACTTCCTCGACATCGGCGGCGGCGCCTCTCCCGAGCGCGTCACCAAGTCGTTCAAGGCGGTTCTGCGCGACAAGAACGTCAAGGCCATCCTGGTCAACGTCTTCGCCGGCATCAACCGTTGCGACTGGGTTGCCAAGGGTGTCGTCGACGCCGTCAAGGAACTCGATATCAAGCTGCCGATCGTCGTTCGCCTCGCAGGCACCAACGTCGAAGAAGGCCGCAAGATCATCGACAACAGCGGCCTGACGGTCATCAGCGCGGAAACTCTCGCCGATGCTGCCAAGCAGGCGGTCGAAGCGGCCAAAAAAGCCTAA
- a CDS encoding HpcH/HpaI aldolase/citrate lyase family protein gives MSYTLYPNRKQRLQRSYLAVPGSNPTMIDRALKSAADYVFLDCEDAVAPPEKEQARKNIIQALNDLDWKGAGKSVSVRINGLDTHYCYRDVVDIVEQAGAKLDTILIPKVGVPADVYAIESFVSQIEVAKGLPHQIGMEALIETPLGMANVEAIASANSRLESMHFGVADYSAFNKARTVVIGGLNPDYPGDQWHFPLSRMTVACRAFGLRPIDGPFGGIDDPEGYKAAARRGAALGMEGKWAIHPSQIELANEIYSPTAKEIERAERILVALKEAEAQGKGAASLDGKMIDAASEKMAKNLLVTAAAIKAGEEARAKSK, from the coding sequence ATGAGCTATACCCTCTACCCGAACCGTAAGCAGCGTCTGCAGCGTTCTTATCTCGCCGTGCCGGGCTCCAACCCGACGATGATCGACCGCGCCCTCAAGAGCGCCGCCGACTACGTTTTCCTTGATTGCGAAGACGCCGTCGCGCCGCCCGAGAAAGAGCAGGCTCGCAAGAACATCATCCAGGCTCTGAACGATCTCGACTGGAAGGGCGCGGGCAAGAGCGTCTCGGTCCGCATCAACGGCCTCGACACGCATTATTGCTACCGCGACGTCGTCGACATCGTCGAGCAGGCTGGTGCCAAGCTCGATACGATCCTCATTCCGAAGGTCGGCGTTCCGGCCGACGTCTACGCCATCGAAAGCTTCGTCAGCCAGATCGAAGTCGCGAAGGGTCTCCCGCACCAGATCGGCATGGAAGCCCTCATCGAAACGCCGCTCGGCATGGCCAACGTCGAAGCCATCGCGTCTGCCAACAGCCGCCTTGAGTCGATGCACTTCGGCGTTGCCGACTACTCCGCATTCAACAAGGCCCGCACCGTCGTCATCGGCGGCTTGAACCCCGACTATCCGGGTGACCAGTGGCACTTCCCGCTGTCGCGCATGACGGTCGCCTGCCGCGCATTCGGTCTCCGTCCGATCGACGGCCCGTTCGGCGGCATCGACGATCCGGAAGGCTACAAGGCCGCTGCGCGCCGTGGTGCCGCTCTCGGCATGGAAGGCAAGTGGGCGATCCACCCCTCGCAGATCGAACTCGCCAACGAAATCTACTCTCCGACGGCGAAGGAAATCGAACGCGCCGAGCGCATCCTGGTCGCACTCAAGGAAGCCGAAGCGCAGGGCAAGGGCGCAGCATCGCTCGACGGCAAGATGATCGACGCGGCATCTGAAAAGATGGCGAAGAACCTGCTGGTCACGGCAGCGGCGATCAAGGCAGGCGAAGAAGCTCGCGCAAAGAGCAAATAA
- a CDS encoding aminotransferase class V-fold PLP-dependent enzyme — MTVTPHLFIPGPTNVPDAVRIAMNLPMEDMRSPEFPKLTLPIFEDLKKVFKMKDGRVFLFPSSGTGAWESAIQNTLAVGDKVLMSRFGQFSLLWVDMAERLGLKPEVCDEEWGTGVPVEKYADILAKDKNHEIKAVFVTQNETATGVASDVAGVRKALDAAKHPALLMVDGVSSVGSLEMRMGEWGVDCCVSGSQKGFMLPTGLGILAVSQKALDVNKSKNGRMNRCFFSFEDMIKTNDLGFFPYTPATTLIRGLRASIDLLLAEGIDNVVARHHRLASGVRAGVAAWGLKLCAKEPKWYSDTVSAILVPEGVDSNAVTKTAYYRYNTSLGLGLNKVAGKVFRIGHLGSLDEYMVGGVLFAVEMALKDNGIPVKLGSGTAAAAEYFTSNPVKSATSKEPLKA, encoded by the coding sequence ATGACCGTCACGCCCCACCTCTTTATTCCCGGCCCGACCAACGTCCCCGACGCTGTGCGCATCGCGATGAACCTTCCGATGGAAGACATGCGCTCGCCGGAATTTCCCAAGCTGACGCTGCCGATCTTCGAAGACCTCAAGAAGGTTTTCAAAATGAAGGATGGCCGCGTATTCCTTTTCCCGTCGTCGGGAACGGGCGCATGGGAATCTGCGATCCAGAACACGCTCGCCGTCGGCGACAAGGTTCTGATGAGCCGCTTCGGCCAGTTCTCGCTGCTCTGGGTCGATATGGCCGAGCGTCTTGGCCTGAAGCCTGAGGTTTGCGACGAAGAGTGGGGCACCGGCGTTCCGGTCGAGAAGTACGCTGACATTCTCGCCAAGGACAAGAACCACGAAATCAAAGCCGTGTTCGTCACGCAGAACGAAACGGCGACCGGCGTCGCCAGCGACGTAGCCGGCGTCCGCAAGGCGCTCGACGCCGCGAAGCATCCCGCGCTCCTGATGGTCGACGGCGTTTCTTCCGTCGGCTCGCTCGAAATGCGCATGGGCGAATGGGGCGTCGACTGCTGCGTCTCCGGCTCGCAGAAGGGCTTCATGCTTCCGACCGGCCTCGGCATTCTTGCCGTCAGCCAGAAGGCGCTTGACGTCAACAAGAGCAAGAACGGCCGTATGAACCGCTGCTTCTTCTCGTTCGAAGACATGATCAAGACGAACGATCTCGGATTCTTCCCCTATACGCCCGCAACGACGCTGATCCGCGGCCTGCGCGCCTCGATCGATCTTCTGCTCGCCGAAGGCATCGACAACGTCGTTGCTCGTCACCATCGCCTCGCCTCCGGCGTTCGCGCTGGCGTCGCAGCCTGGGGTCTGAAGCTCTGCGCGAAAGAGCCGAAGTGGTACTCCGACACCGTGTCGGCGATCCTCGTTCCCGAAGGCGTTGACAGCAACGCCGTCACGAAGACGGCCTACTATCGCTACAACACGTCGCTCGGCCTCGGCCTCAACAAGGTCGCCGGCAAGGTGTTCCGCATCGGTCACCTCGGTTCGCTCGACGAGTACATGGTCGGTGGCGTTCTGTTCGCCGTCGAGATGGCGCTCAAGGACAACGGCATCCCGGTCAAGCTCGGCTCGGGCACCGCTGCCGCCGCCGAATACTTCACCAGCAATCCGGTCAAGTCGGCCACGAGCAAAGAGCCGCTGAAGGCCTAA